In Paludibacter propionicigenes WB4, the genomic window GAGAAAGAAGTTTATCACTGTAATGAAGGACATGCTGCACTGATAAACACCCAACGCTTGGTTGATTTGATTGCAGATAAGAATCTGACATTTAATCAGGCGCTTGAGATTGTTCGTGCAAGTTCGCTTTATACGGTTCATACACCGGTTCCTGCCGGACATGACAGCTTTGAAGAAGGATTATTCCAAAAATATATGAGCGAATATCCGGCTAAACTTCAGTTGAGTTGGGACGACTTTATCGATATGGGTCGTGAGCACCCCGGAGATCATAACGAAAAATTCAGCATGAGTACTTTTGCATGTAATACCTGTCAGGAAGTGAATGGTGTTAGCTGGTTACATGGAAAAGTGTCTCAGGAAATGTTCAATCCTATCTGGAAAGGTTATTTCCCAGAAGAATTGCACGTTAGTTACGTTACGAATGGAGTTCACTTACCTACATGGACTTCTTCAGATTGGAAAGCAATTTACGAAAAATATTTTACTAAGGCTTTTTATGCTGATCAGTCTAATATGAAAATTTGGGAAGGTGTGTATCAAATTCCGGATGAAGAAATTTGGCATACCCGTATGAATTTGAAAATAAAACTGATAGATTATATTAAGGATCAGTTCCGCGAAAACTGGTTGAAAAATCAGGGTGATCCATCGCGCATCGTATCGGTACTGGAAGCTATCAATCCCAAAGCGTTGATTATTGGATTCGGTCGTCGTTTTGCTACTTATAAGCGCGCACATCTTTTGTTCACAGACCTGGAGCGTTTGGAAAAAATTGTAAATGATCCTCTTCATCCTGTTCAGTTTTTATTTACAGGAAAGGCTCACCCTGCTGATGGTGGCGGACAAGGATTGATTAAACGAATTATCGAAATATCGCGTATGCCTCAGTTCCTTGGAAAAGTTATTTTCCTTGAAAACTACGATATGCGATTGGCAAAACGCTTGGTTTGTGGAGTTGATATATGGTTAAATACACCGACTCGTCCTTTGGAGGCTTCTGGAACTTCAGGAGAAAAGGCTCAAATGAATGGCGTGTTGAATTTCTCCGTTCTTGATGGCTGGTGGCTTGAAGGATACGTGAAAGGTGCCGGTTGGGCATTGACAGAAAAGCGTACTTACGAAAATGATATGCATCAAGATCAACTCGATGCAGCAACCATTTACAGTATGCTGGAGAATGAAATAATACCATTGTATTTTGCCAAAAATACTAAAGGATATTCGCCGGAGTGGATACAGGTTATCAAAAATTCATTAGCTCAAATCACACCTCGCTTTACTACAAAGCGTATGATTGATGACTATATTGCTCGTTTTTATACCAAACTGGCTACACGTTCAGCATTGTTAAAGACGAATGATTATGCCAAAGCAAAAGAAATTACTGCATGGAAAGAAAAAGTTGCTGCTGGCTGGGATAAAATTCAGATAGTTTCAATGGATGTGCCTGATAAATTAATCCATAATCCACAAGTTGGTGAGATTAACACAATTGATATTGTTATTGATGTTCATGAAATTAATGATAATGGTATTGGAATAGAGCTTGTTGCTACTAAATTAGGAAAGAACAATGTGGACACTCTCTATAATGTAGAAGAGCTCAAACTGGTGAAAACAGAAGGAACGAAACTGTTCTTTAGTATTGAATATCAGTTGAATATGGCGGGGTCATTTAAGTATGGTTTCCGTATGTTCCCTAAAAACGAAGATCTTCCTCATCGTCAGGATTTCTGCTATGTACGTTGGATTTAGAGTGAATTTAATTTCAAACAAAAAGACCGGATATATATCTGGTCTTTTTTGTTTGAAATACTTCTTAATTTTCAGGATTTGAGCAGGATGTATCATCGGGTAAAGACGAATTTACTTTCTGTAGATAGTTGTGGACTGAACCAATAACCTTCCGCGTTAAATCCTTTCAGATCTTCCACATTGTCAATCTTATTCTCAATTACATATCGTACCATCATACCTCGTGCTTTTTTGATGTATATCACTATCGGTTTGTATTCATCGTTCTTGTATTGCAAAAAGTCAAAGTCTATGACATTGGCTTGAAGCAGTTTTTTATTGATAGATTTCATGTATTCTCCGGATGCCAGGTTGAGCAGAGTTTGCGAACCACCAGATGCTTTAACTGCATCATTAAGAGCTTCGGTAATTTTATTCCCCCAGAATGCATATAAATTATTGCCGGCATCGGTTTTTAATCTTGTGCTTACGTCTAAACGATAGGGCTGAATCAAATCAAAAGGGCGAAGAACTCCGTAAAGTCCGGACAAAATGCGTAAATGTGACTGCAAGTATGTAAGATTCTCAGAAGACAGACTTTTTGCGTCCAACCCATGGAAAACCTCTCCATTGAAAACAAATACGGCCTGTTTTGCATTTTTGCTTGTAAAAGGACGTTGCCAGTTGAAGTGACGGTCAACATTAAGTTGAGCCAGGTTACTGTTCACATCCAGCAATTTGGCTAATTCAGATAGTGATAATTCCTTTATTTTGTTGATGAGTAATTCTGCCTCATCCATGTATTGAGGTTGAGTATGTTTTTTTACAACATCTTGAGGCTCAAAATTCTGTATTTT contains:
- the yaaA gene encoding peroxide stress protein YaaA; this encodes MLLLLSPAKIQNFEPQDVVKKHTQPQYMDEAELLINKIKELSLSELAKLLDVNSNLAQLNVDRHFNWQRPFTSKNAKQAVFVFNGEVFHGLDAKSLSSENLTYLQSHLRILSGLYGVLRPFDLIQPYRLDVSTRLKTDAGNNLYAFWGNKITEALNDAVKASGGSQTLLNLASGEYMKSINKKLLQANVIDFDFLQYKNDEYKPIVIYIKKARGMMVRYVIENKIDNVEDLKGFNAEGYWFSPQLSTESKFVFTR
- the glgP gene encoding alpha-glucan family phosphorylase; amino-acid sequence: MKIKVNNVNDVNLKEISVKSHLPASLNKLDEIAQNIWWTWNSHAKSLFRQIDKQAWIEASSNPVLLLNILNYEKLVALGQDAAFIKKVDAVYDDFQAYMNVPKNTKVPSIAYFSMEYGLTEVLKIYSGGLGVLAGDYLKEASDCNVDLTAVGFLYRYGYFTQSLSVDGQQVAVYEAQNFNNLPIQQLKDANDEPIVVEVPYPGRTVYSHVWKVSVGRIALYLLDTDNDMNSEYDRSITHQLYGGDWENRMKQEIMLGIGGILTLKKLGIEKEVYHCNEGHAALINTQRLVDLIADKNLTFNQALEIVRASSLYTVHTPVPAGHDSFEEGLFQKYMSEYPAKLQLSWDDFIDMGREHPGDHNEKFSMSTFACNTCQEVNGVSWLHGKVSQEMFNPIWKGYFPEELHVSYVTNGVHLPTWTSSDWKAIYEKYFTKAFYADQSNMKIWEGVYQIPDEEIWHTRMNLKIKLIDYIKDQFRENWLKNQGDPSRIVSVLEAINPKALIIGFGRRFATYKRAHLLFTDLERLEKIVNDPLHPVQFLFTGKAHPADGGGQGLIKRIIEISRMPQFLGKVIFLENYDMRLAKRLVCGVDIWLNTPTRPLEASGTSGEKAQMNGVLNFSVLDGWWLEGYVKGAGWALTEKRTYENDMHQDQLDAATIYSMLENEIIPLYFAKNTKGYSPEWIQVIKNSLAQITPRFTTKRMIDDYIARFYTKLATRSALLKTNDYAKAKEITAWKEKVAAGWDKIQIVSMDVPDKLIHNPQVGEINTIDIVIDVHEINDNGIGIELVATKLGKNNVDTLYNVEELKLVKTEGTKLFFSIEYQLNMAGSFKYGFRMFPKNEDLPHRQDFCYVRWI